In Janthinobacterium sp. J1-1, a single genomic region encodes these proteins:
- the flgJ gene encoding flagellar assembly peptidoglycan hydrolase FlgJ — MISQTDLSNTAAYDVKGMDGLRQSAKAKDPAALKEAATQFEAMFINMMMKSMRDASPQDGIMDSQQSKMYTSMLDQQTSQSLAKRGTGLADVLLRQLSSTLTPAVDGEAEAAASPRSSSMAAALAAFRQQQGAATDGATATTGTGTGKTLSDKANATQAPHVRAFQEKLGVHAEEASRTTGIPAKFMLGQAALETGWGKREIIGRDGSSSHNLFGIKATGDWKGKVTEAVTTEYVNGKAQRKVEKFRAYDSYADSFKDYAQLITGNKRYEKVLAAAGDASAFAQGLQKAGYATDPNYAAKLTKIIKGSLVG, encoded by the coding sequence ATGATCAGCCAGACCGACCTCAGCAATACCGCCGCCTACGATGTGAAGGGCATGGATGGCTTGCGCCAGTCCGCCAAGGCGAAGGACCCTGCCGCGCTGAAAGAGGCGGCCACGCAGTTTGAAGCCATGTTCATCAACATGATGATGAAAAGCATGCGCGACGCGTCGCCGCAGGACGGCATCATGGACAGCCAGCAAAGCAAGATGTACACCTCGATGCTGGACCAGCAGACCAGCCAGAGCCTGGCCAAGCGCGGCACCGGCCTGGCCGATGTGTTGTTGCGGCAACTCTCTTCAACTTTGACGCCAGCCGTCGATGGCGAGGCCGAGGCGGCCGCATCGCCGCGTTCGTCGAGCATGGCGGCGGCGCTGGCCGCCTTCCGCCAGCAGCAGGGCGCGGCCACCGACGGCGCCACGGCCACCACCGGGACCGGGACTGGCAAGACACTGAGCGACAAGGCCAATGCCACCCAGGCGCCGCATGTGCGCGCCTTCCAGGAAAAGCTGGGCGTGCACGCGGAAGAAGCGAGCCGGACCACCGGCATCCCGGCCAAGTTCATGCTGGGCCAGGCGGCGCTGGAAACGGGCTGGGGCAAGCGTGAAATCATCGGCCGCGACGGCAGCAGCAGCCACAACCTGTTCGGCATCAAGGCCACCGGCGACTGGAAGGGCAAGGTCACGGAAGCCGTCACCACCGAATACGTGAACGGCAAGGCGCAGCGCAAGGTCGAGAAATTCCGTGCCTACGACAGTTATGCGGACAGCTTCAAGGATTATGCACAGTTAATTACTGGCAACAAACGCTACGAAAAAGTCCTGGCCGCCGCCGGCGACGCCAGTGCCTTTGCGCAAGGCCTGCAAAAGGCCGGCTATGCCACCGATCCGAATTACGCTGCCAAACTGACAAAAATCATCAAGGGTTCGCTGGTCGGCTAG
- a CDS encoding flagellar basal body L-ring protein FlgH, with amino-acid sequence MRYPVFAILAAAVLSGCAVTPTSIVPYPTTTRAPMPEPVVATNGAIYQPSTYRPAFEDRRARHVGDTLIIAITERTNAVKAGASSGNKSNSASFGTPGLLQGRFGGTVAVEGKLSNSAGDNQSASNTFSGTIGVTVIEELPNGNLIVAGEKQIAMNKGTEFIRFSGMVNPDTIGIGNVVPSTQVADARVEYRTNSQIDRAEMASMASRFFLSLLPF; translated from the coding sequence ATGCGTTATCCCGTCTTTGCCATCCTTGCTGCAGCCGTCCTGTCCGGCTGCGCGGTTACCCCCACCTCGATCGTGCCTTATCCGACTACCACGCGCGCGCCGATGCCCGAGCCGGTGGTGGCCACCAATGGCGCCATCTACCAGCCGTCGACCTACCGCCCGGCCTTCGAAGACCGCCGCGCACGCCATGTGGGCGACACGCTGATCATTGCGATTACCGAACGCACCAACGCCGTCAAGGCGGGCGCCAGTTCGGGCAACAAATCGAACAGCGCCAGTTTCGGCACGCCCGGCCTGCTGCAGGGGCGCTTCGGCGGCACGGTGGCGGTGGAAGGCAAGCTCAGCAACTCCGCTGGCGACAATCAGTCGGCCAGCAACACCTTTTCCGGCACCATTGGCGTGACGGTGATCGAAGAACTGCCGAACGGCAATCTGATCGTGGCCGGCGAGAAACAGATCGCCATGAACAAGGGCACCGAATTCATCCGCTTCTCGGGCATGGTCAATCCGGACACGATCGGCATCGGCAACGTCGTGCCGTCGACCCAGGTGGCCGACGCGCGCGTGGAATACCGCACCAACAGCCAGATCGACCGCGCCGAAATGGCCTCGATGGCCTCGCGCTTCTTCCTCAGCCTGTTGCCGTTCTGA
- the fliR gene encoding flagellar biosynthetic protein FliR, with the protein MLTLTSIELNTWIAALLWPLSRILGLVAAAPLFGNAAVPVSTKVGLGVLLAMIIAPTVPALPATDPMSMAGLLILTQEMLIGLAMGFSIRIVFAAIEMAGEISSLTMGLGFASFFDPQTKGRSSAISQFLTMLATLMFLTVNGHLVLLAALAESFVSLPISASPIHGGGFQQLAAWGGEIFRSGVQISLPIVAALLLTNVALGILTRAAPQLNIFGIGFPVTLGVGLLVLAMVLPYLAVPFQNMFLRGIETARLLPRGFAARERPPPPPPPNPLRPAPPASPVTPLPPP; encoded by the coding sequence ATGCTGACCCTGACCAGCATCGAACTCAATACCTGGATCGCAGCACTGCTGTGGCCGCTTAGCCGCATCCTCGGCCTGGTGGCGGCCGCGCCGCTGTTCGGCAATGCGGCCGTGCCCGTCAGCACCAAGGTCGGCCTCGGCGTGCTGCTGGCCATGATCATCGCCCCCACCGTGCCGGCCCTGCCCGCCACCGACCCGATGTCGATGGCGGGCCTGCTGATCCTGACGCAGGAAATGCTGATCGGCCTGGCGATGGGGTTTTCGATCCGCATCGTGTTTGCCGCCATCGAGATGGCCGGCGAAATCAGCAGCCTGACCATGGGCCTGGGCTTTGCCTCGTTCTTCGATCCGCAAACCAAGGGCCGCTCGTCGGCCATCAGCCAGTTTTTGACCATGCTGGCCACCCTGATGTTCCTGACCGTGAACGGCCACCTGGTCTTGCTGGCGGCGCTGGCGGAAAGCTTTGTCAGCCTGCCGATTTCCGCCAGCCCGATCCACGGCGGCGGCTTCCAGCAGCTGGCGGCCTGGGGCGGCGAGATCTTCCGCTCGGGCGTGCAGATTTCGCTGCCCATCGTCGCCGCCCTGCTGCTGACCAACGTCGCGCTGGGCATCCTGACGCGGGCCGCGCCGCAACTGAACATTTTCGGCATCGGTTTTCCCGTCACCCTGGGCGTGGGCCTGCTGGTGCTGGCGATGGTGCTGCCCTACCTTGCGGTACCGTTCCAGAACATGTTTTTGCGTGGCATAGAAACGGCGCGCCTGCTGCCGCGCGGCTTCGCGGCGCGCGAGCGGCCGCCACCACCGCCACCGCCCAATCCGCTGCGCCCGGCGCCGCCGGCATCACCTGTCACGCCATTACCGCCTCCTTAG
- the flgG gene encoding flagellar basal-body rod protein FlgG — protein sequence MIRSLWIAKTGLEAQQTQMDVIANNLANVSTTGFKKSRAVFEDLLYQNVRQPGAQSSQQTQLPSGLQIGTGVRTVATERIHTQGNPQASGNSRDVMINGTGFFQVLLPDGATAYTRDGSFQTDANGQLVTSEGFVIQPAITVPTNALSLTVARDGTVSVTLPDTVAPSQIGALQLTTFVNPAGLESKGENLYMETGASGVAQTNTPGTNGAGLLMQGYIETSNVNVAEEMVNMIQTQRAYEINSKAITTSDQMLQKLSQL from the coding sequence ATGATACGTTCCCTTTGGATTGCCAAGACCGGCCTGGAAGCGCAGCAAACGCAGATGGACGTGATCGCCAATAATCTGGCCAACGTCAGCACCACCGGCTTCAAGAAATCGCGCGCCGTGTTCGAAGATTTGCTGTACCAGAACGTGCGCCAGCCTGGCGCGCAGTCGTCGCAGCAGACCCAGCTGCCATCGGGCCTGCAGATCGGTACCGGCGTGCGCACCGTCGCCACCGAACGCATCCATACCCAGGGCAACCCGCAGGCGTCCGGCAATTCGCGCGACGTGATGATCAACGGCACCGGCTTTTTCCAGGTGCTGCTGCCCGACGGCGCCACCGCCTACACCCGCGACGGCTCATTCCAGACCGACGCCAACGGCCAGCTGGTGACCTCCGAAGGCTTCGTGATCCAGCCGGCGATCACCGTGCCGACCAATGCCCTGAGCCTGACGGTGGCGCGCGACGGCACCGTCTCGGTGACCTTGCCCGACACCGTCGCGCCATCGCAGATCGGCGCGCTGCAACTGACCACCTTTGTCAATCCGGCCGGCCTGGAATCGAAGGGCGAAAACCTGTACATGGAAACCGGCGCCTCGGGCGTGGCGCAGACCAATACGCCGGGCACGAATGGCGCCGGCCTCTTGATGCAGGGCTATATCGAAACCTCGAACGTCAACGTGGCCGAGGAAATGGTCAACATGATCCAGACCCAGCGCGCCTACGAAATCAACAGCAAGGCGATCACCACGTCCGACCAGATGTTGCAGAAACTTTCACAGCTTTAA
- a CDS encoding flagellar basal body P-ring protein FlgI codes for MIAPLAQAERLKDLASIAGVRQNQLMGYGLVVGLDGSGDQTTQTPFTIQSVAAMLQQQGINLPQGSSLQLKNVAAVMVTTALPAFAQPGQLLDVTVSSMGNAKSLRGGTLLMTPLKGADGQVYGMAQGNVLVGGVGAQAAGSSVTVNHLSVGRISGGATVERSVASAVGANDIIRLELNATDFATASRVVEAVNSRYGPGTAAALDGRVIQVRTPAGSNQRVAFLGQLESIEVNPARLAAKVIMNARTGSVVMNQSVTLETCAISHGNLSVTINTEPQVSQPPPLSGGTTVVTQTAQIDIKKEPGKVMLVKGGAALSDVVKALNAIGASPQDLLAILQAMKAAGSLRAELEII; via the coding sequence ATGATCGCGCCGCTGGCGCAGGCCGAACGCCTGAAAGACCTGGCCAGCATCGCCGGCGTGCGCCAGAATCAGCTGATGGGCTATGGCCTGGTGGTGGGCCTGGACGGCAGTGGCGACCAGACCACGCAGACCCCGTTTACCATCCAGAGCGTGGCAGCCATGCTGCAGCAGCAGGGCATCAACTTGCCGCAAGGCTCCAGCCTGCAACTGAAAAACGTCGCCGCCGTGATGGTGACGACGGCCTTGCCGGCGTTTGCCCAGCCGGGCCAGCTGCTCGACGTCACCGTGTCGTCGATGGGTAACGCGAAGAGCTTGCGCGGCGGCACCTTGCTGATGACGCCGCTGAAGGGCGCCGATGGCCAGGTATATGGCATGGCGCAGGGCAATGTGCTGGTCGGCGGCGTGGGCGCGCAGGCGGCCGGCAGTTCCGTGACCGTCAATCATTTGAGCGTGGGGCGCATCTCGGGCGGCGCCACGGTCGAGCGCAGCGTCGCCAGCGCGGTGGGCGCCAACGACATCATCCGCCTCGAATTGAACGCCACCGATTTCGCCACCGCCAGCCGGGTGGTCGAGGCCGTCAACAGCCGCTATGGCCCCGGCACCGCCGCCGCGCTCGACGGGCGCGTGATCCAGGTGCGCACGCCCGCCGGCAGCAACCAGCGCGTGGCCTTTCTGGGCCAGCTCGAAAGCATCGAAGTCAACCCGGCCCGCCTGGCCGCCAAGGTCATCATGAACGCGCGTACCGGTTCGGTGGTGATGAACCAGTCGGTGACCCTGGAAACCTGCGCCATTTCGCACGGTAACTTGTCGGTGACGATCAATACCGAGCCGCAGGTCAGCCAGCCGCCGCCATTGTCTGGCGGCACCACGGTCGTCACGCAGACGGCGCAGATCGATATCAAGAAGGAACCGGGCAAGGTGATGCTGGTCAAGGGCGGCGCCGCGCTGTCCGATGTGGTGAAAGCCCTCAACGCCATCGGCGCCTCGCCGCAGGACCTGCTGGCCATCCTGCAGGCCATGAAGGCGGCAGGCTCCTTGCGCGCCGAACTTGAAATCATTTGA
- a CDS encoding MarR family transcriptional regulator encodes MSTTEHHEHVLLLAGELRIQVCKLRRRLREEAHIADVTPSQASVLSRLERDGPATVSSLARAEGMRPQSMAATVQALGEAQLVTGSPDPLDKRQTILTLTEHCRTLVKASRAAREDWLARTIESRLTPDETAQLQQAMALLKRLAD; translated from the coding sequence ATGTCCACTACCGAACACCACGAACACGTCCTGCTGCTGGCCGGCGAATTGCGCATCCAGGTGTGCAAGCTGCGCCGCCGTTTGCGTGAAGAAGCGCATATCGCCGACGTCACCCCCTCGCAGGCGTCGGTGTTGAGCCGGCTGGAGCGCGATGGCCCGGCTACCGTCAGCAGCCTGGCGCGCGCCGAAGGCATGCGTCCGCAATCGATGGCCGCCACCGTGCAGGCCCTGGGCGAGGCGCAGCTGGTGACGGGTTCGCCCGATCCGCTCGACAAGCGGCAGACCATCCTGACACTGACCGAGCATTGCCGCACCCTCGTGAAAGCGAGCCGCGCGGCGCGCGAGGACTGGCTGGCGCGCACCATCGAGAGCCGGCTGACGCCGGACGAAACGGCACAACTGCAGCAGGCCATGGCGCTGCTGAAACGCTTGGCGGACTGA
- the flgK gene encoding flagellar hook-associated protein FlgK produces MTSNLLSIGKSGLLAAQVGLSTTGHNITNVNVAGYNRQTVEQQTSNANFAGYGYVGTGTEVSQIKRQYDSFMSTQVNAAQSTTSSLNAYYTQISQIDNLLADSTAGLSPSLQDFFKGVQDFSSNPSLVSSRQALLSSASSLTARFQSLSGRLSEIGAGVDSQITSNVAVINTYAKQIAELNTSISQLTVDPQTQPNDLLDQRDQLVNELNKYVKTTAQPGSNNTITLSIGSGQPLVVANRSFELAATPSLTDPNRVEVGYVTGKNVTILPENALTGGSLGGLLEFRSGTLDRVQNSLGKVAAALATTFNEQHKLGQDLNGDMGGDFFKIPDPQIGASRLNSASSTTVLSAKISDPSALTASDYSLKYDGNNYVVTRQTDGARTVINPYPQTTPQTIDGVDFSISGTAVEGDNYVIKPTANVAAGLGVLINDRNKLAAASPITTGAPVSNTGSGKLSAGTIDKTYLEAGNTLTTPVTLSYDKAGNALSGFPADKAVTVKGLDGNSTTYPAGTASIPYKEGDNFSFGGINVAMTGVPANGDKYTIAPNTGGVGDNRNAAALAALQTTNILDGGKATFQGSYAETVSFVGNKTREVQVSGLASQALLEQTTSQQQAVSGVNLDEEAANLLRYQQAYQACGKVMQIASTLFDVVIGLGR; encoded by the coding sequence ATGACCTCGAATCTACTCAGTATCGGTAAAAGTGGCTTGCTCGCAGCGCAGGTGGGCCTGTCGACGACCGGCCATAACATCACCAACGTGAACGTGGCCGGCTATAACCGCCAGACGGTGGAGCAGCAGACGTCGAATGCCAACTTCGCCGGTTACGGCTATGTGGGCACGGGCACGGAAGTGTCGCAGATCAAGCGCCAGTACGACAGTTTCATGTCGACCCAGGTCAATGCCGCGCAAAGCACCACCAGTTCGCTGAACGCCTATTACACGCAGATCAGCCAGATCGACAACCTGCTGGCCGACTCGACGGCCGGCCTGTCGCCGTCGCTGCAGGATTTTTTCAAGGGCGTGCAGGATTTCAGCTCGAATCCGTCACTGGTCTCCTCGCGCCAGGCCCTGCTGTCGAGCGCCAGTTCGCTGACGGCGCGCTTCCAGAGCCTGAGCGGCCGCCTGTCCGAGATCGGCGCCGGCGTCGATTCGCAAATCACCTCGAACGTGGCGGTGATCAATACCTACGCCAAGCAGATCGCCGAACTGAACACCTCGATTTCGCAGCTGACGGTCGACCCGCAGACCCAGCCGAACGACTTGCTGGACCAGCGCGACCAGCTGGTCAATGAACTCAACAAATACGTCAAGACCACGGCGCAGCCGGGCTCGAACAACACGATTACGTTGTCGATCGGTTCGGGCCAGCCGCTGGTGGTGGCCAACCGCAGTTTCGAACTGGCCGCGACGCCGTCGCTGACCGACCCGAACCGGGTCGAAGTGGGCTATGTGACGGGCAAGAACGTGACCATCCTGCCGGAAAATGCGCTGACGGGCGGCTCGCTGGGCGGCCTGCTGGAGTTTCGCAGCGGCACCCTGGACCGCGTGCAAAATTCGCTGGGCAAGGTGGCCGCCGCCCTGGCCACCACGTTCAACGAGCAGCACAAGCTGGGCCAGGACCTGAACGGCGACATGGGTGGCGATTTCTTCAAGATCCCCGACCCGCAGATCGGCGCCAGCCGCCTGAACAGCGCGTCGAGCACCACCGTGCTGTCGGCCAAGATCAGCGACCCGAGCGCGCTGACGGCCAGCGACTACAGCCTGAAATACGATGGCAACAACTATGTGGTGACGCGCCAGACGGACGGCGCGCGCACCGTCATCAACCCGTACCCGCAAACCACGCCGCAAACCATCGATGGCGTCGATTTTTCGATTTCGGGCACGGCTGTCGAAGGCGACAACTACGTTATCAAACCGACCGCCAACGTGGCGGCCGGCCTGGGCGTGCTGATCAACGACCGCAACAAGCTGGCCGCGGCCTCGCCGATCACCACCGGTGCGCCGGTCAGCAATACCGGCAGCGGCAAATTGTCGGCCGGCACCATCGACAAGACTTACCTGGAAGCGGGCAATACCCTGACGACGCCAGTCACCCTGAGCTACGACAAGGCCGGCAATGCGCTCAGTGGCTTTCCGGCCGACAAGGCCGTCACCGTCAAGGGCCTCGACGGCAACAGCACCACGTATCCGGCCGGCACCGCCAGCATTCCGTACAAGGAAGGCGACAATTTCAGCTTCGGCGGCATCAACGTGGCGATGACGGGCGTGCCGGCGAATGGCGACAAGTACACCATCGCGCCGAACACGGGCGGGGTGGGCGACAACCGCAATGCGGCGGCGCTGGCGGCCTTGCAGACCACCAATATCCTCGACGGCGGCAAGGCCACCTTCCAGGGTTCGTATGCGGAAACCGTCAGCTTTGTCGGCAACAAGACGCGCGAAGTGCAGGTCAGCGGCCTGGCCAGCCAGGCCCTGCTGGAACAGACCACCAGCCAGCAGCAGGCCGTGTCGGGCGTCAACCTCGATGAGGAGGCGGCCAACCTGCTGCGCTACCAGCAGGCGTACCAGGCGTGCGGCAAGGTCATGCAGATTGCCAGTACCCTGTTCGACGTGGTCATCGGCCTCGGACGCTAA
- a CDS encoding flagellar basal body rod protein FlgF yields MDRLIYTASSGAKHIMEKQATTANNLANATSTGFRAQLDSFRAVPVVADGMMPTRTFVVDSTVGTNFEQGPMIHTGRALDVAVENNGWIAVQSADGSEAYTRNGAFKLNENGMLQTQSGLMVQGDTGPLAVPPGVTVSIAGDGTIGTISTDVPPGPLTVLGRIKLVNPPEQMLVRGDDGLFRVKDGSVPPADQTVKLTTGALEGSNVSPVDSMVTMIALARQFETQMSLLKNAENNAAKATQILALN; encoded by the coding sequence ATGGACCGTCTTATCTACACCGCCAGCTCGGGTGCCAAGCACATCATGGAGAAGCAGGCGACCACCGCCAACAACCTGGCGAACGCGACCAGCACGGGCTTTCGCGCCCAGCTCGACTCGTTTCGCGCGGTGCCGGTGGTGGCCGACGGCATGATGCCGACGCGTACCTTTGTCGTCGATTCGACGGTCGGCACCAACTTCGAGCAGGGGCCGATGATCCATACCGGCCGCGCGCTCGACGTGGCAGTGGAAAACAATGGCTGGATCGCGGTGCAGTCGGCCGACGGTTCGGAAGCCTATACCCGCAACGGCGCCTTCAAGCTCAACGAGAACGGCATGCTGCAAACCCAGTCCGGCCTGATGGTGCAGGGCGATACGGGGCCGCTGGCGGTGCCGCCCGGCGTGACGGTGTCTATCGCCGGCGACGGCACCATCGGCACGATTTCCACCGACGTGCCGCCGGGGCCGTTGACCGTGCTGGGCCGCATCAAGCTGGTCAACCCGCCCGAGCAGATGCTGGTGCGCGGCGACGACGGCCTGTTCCGCGTCAAGGACGGCAGCGTGCCGCCGGCCGACCAGACCGTCAAGCTGACCACCGGCGCCCTGGAGGGCAGCAATGTCAGCCCGGTCGACTCGATGGTGACCATGATCGCGCTGGCGCGCCAGTTCGAAACACAAATGAGCCTGCTCAAGAATGCCGAGAACAACGCGGCGAAAGCCACCCAGATCCTCGCTTTGAATTGA
- a CDS encoding MFS transporter, with amino-acid sequence MLNTFRSLKNPNYRIWAGGALVSNVGTWMQRTAQDWLVLSELTQHNASAVGIVMALQFGPQLLLLPLTGMAADLLDRRKLLLFTQAAMGLLALGLGLLCISGRVELWQVYVFAFLLGCVTAFDAPVRQTFVSEIVSEEDLGNAVALNSTSFNAARMLGPAVAGLLISSVGTGWVFIINAFSFAGVIGSLLLLRTALLRRAPRLKAARGSLLEGFRYVSGRPDLVSVLLMLFLIGTFGLNFPIFLSTMSVTAFHAGASQYGVLSSIMACGSVAGALMAAGRDKPRLALLLGAAALFGFGCALAAVMPNYWLFGIMLVVIGIAAQTFTTTVNSAVQLSTAPVMRGRVMAIVLAISAGGTPLGAPIVGWVADVFGPRWALGIGALSGFAAAAVGVRYLVKYHSLKLRFDSQRWRFALSGGQQH; translated from the coding sequence ATGCTCAATACTTTCCGCTCGCTCAAGAATCCCAATTACCGTATCTGGGCCGGTGGCGCCCTGGTCTCGAATGTCGGCACCTGGATGCAACGCACCGCGCAAGACTGGCTGGTGCTGAGCGAACTGACCCAGCACAATGCCAGCGCCGTCGGCATCGTCATGGCGCTGCAGTTCGGCCCGCAATTGCTGCTGCTGCCGCTGACCGGCATGGCGGCCGACCTGCTGGACCGGCGCAAATTGCTGCTGTTCACGCAAGCGGCCATGGGGCTGCTGGCGCTGGGCCTGGGATTGTTGTGCATCAGCGGACGGGTAGAGCTGTGGCAAGTGTATGTGTTCGCCTTTTTGCTGGGCTGCGTGACGGCGTTCGACGCCCCCGTGCGCCAGACTTTTGTCTCGGAAATCGTCAGCGAGGAAGACCTGGGCAACGCCGTGGCCTTGAATTCCACCTCGTTCAACGCGGCGCGCATGCTGGGCCCGGCCGTGGCGGGCTTGCTGATCAGCAGCGTCGGCACCGGCTGGGTGTTCATCATCAATGCCTTCTCGTTTGCCGGCGTGATCGGTTCGCTGTTGCTGTTGCGTACGGCCCTGCTGCGCCGCGCGCCGCGCCTCAAGGCGGCGCGCGGCAGCCTGCTCGAGGGTTTCCGCTACGTCAGCGGGCGGCCCGACCTGGTGTCGGTGCTGCTGATGCTGTTCCTGATCGGCACTTTTGGCCTGAACTTCCCGATCTTTTTGTCGACCATGTCGGTCACGGCCTTCCATGCGGGCGCCAGCCAGTATGGCGTGCTCAGCTCCATCATGGCCTGCGGCTCGGTGGCCGGCGCGCTGATGGCGGCCGGGCGCGACAAGCCGCGCCTGGCGCTGCTGCTGGGCGCCGCCGCCCTGTTCGGCTTCGGCTGCGCGCTGGCCGCCGTGATGCCCAATTACTGGCTGTTCGGCATCATGCTGGTAGTCATCGGGATCGCCGCGCAGACCTTTACCACCACCGTCAACAGCGCGGTGCAGCTGTCGACGGCGCCGGTCATGCGCGGGCGCGTGATGGCCATCGTGCTGGCGATCTCGGCCGGCGGCACGCCGCTCGGTGCGCCGATTGTCGGCTGGGTCGCCGATGTGTTCGGTCCCCGATGGGCGCTGGGCATCGGCGCCTTGTCCGGCTTTGCGGCCGCCGCCGTCGGCGTGCGCTACCTGGTGAAATACCACAGCCTGAAACTGCGTTTCGACAGCCAGCGCTGGCGCTTTGCGCTCAGTGGCGGCCAGCAACATTAG
- the fliQ gene encoding flagellar biosynthesis protein FliQ produces the protein MTPESVMTMGRQAMEITLMVAAPMLLVALIIGLIVSIFQAATQINEATLSFIPKLVGIFVAIVVAGPWILSVMLDYMRQVFTGIPNLVG, from the coding sequence ATGACACCCGAAAGCGTCATGACGATGGGCCGCCAGGCCATGGAAATCACCCTGATGGTGGCAGCTCCCATGCTGCTGGTCGCCTTGATCATCGGCCTGATCGTCAGCATCTTCCAGGCCGCCACCCAGATCAACGAAGCGACCCTGTCCTTTATTCCTAAGCTGGTCGGCATCTTTGTCGCCATCGTGGTGGCCGGGCCGTGGATACTGTCCGTCATGCTCGACTACATGCGCCAGGTGTTTACTGGCATTCCGAACCTGGTCGGCTGA
- the flgL gene encoding flagellar hook-associated protein FlgL, with protein MRISTRMIYEQGSTQLNNLQSALNRTQMQLSTNRRNLTPADDPIASARALEVTQSQALNTQFVTNRSNATNFLSQEELALKSTTNLIADVQELVVKAGNPGLRDEERATIAKELEGRMTDLLGIANTSDGSGGYLFGGYKSSTQPFSQTPTGAAYAGDQGQRELQVGSSRFLATSDSGAAVFENNMTGNGKFTVTPDSGNFTRGGAGIVTSSTVTDASKLTGNKYEIKFSVSGTGDAAVTSYTINDLTLGQTVPNPAVPVTYKAGDAINFDGQQVVISGKPGDQDSFGVAPSAKESLFTTMTNLIGSLRTSGNGDAGQARLANNLSSASSILSTAYDNVLSVTAEVGARMKELDYLASSGDDLDLQYSATLSDLQDLDMVKTVSLFTQQQITLQAAQKTFTQVSGLSLFNYIN; from the coding sequence ATGCGCATCAGCACACGAATGATCTACGAGCAGGGCAGCACCCAGCTGAACAATTTGCAGAGTGCCTTGAACCGCACGCAGATGCAGCTGTCGACCAACCGCCGCAACCTGACGCCGGCCGACGATCCGATCGCGTCGGCGCGCGCGCTGGAAGTGACGCAGTCGCAGGCGCTCAATACCCAGTTCGTGACCAACCGCTCGAACGCCACCAATTTCCTGTCGCAGGAAGAGCTGGCGCTGAAAAGCACCACCAATCTGATCGCCGACGTGCAGGAACTGGTGGTCAAGGCCGGCAATCCGGGCTTGCGCGACGAGGAGCGCGCCACCATCGCCAAGGAACTCGAAGGGCGCATGACCGATTTGCTGGGCATCGCCAACACCTCCGACGGTTCCGGCGGCTATCTGTTCGGCGGCTATAAATCGAGCACCCAGCCGTTCAGCCAGACGCCGACCGGCGCCGCCTATGCGGGCGACCAGGGCCAGCGCGAGCTGCAGGTGGGCTCGTCGCGCTTCCTGGCCACCAGCGATTCGGGCGCCGCGGTGTTTGAAAACAATATGACGGGCAACGGCAAATTTACCGTCACCCCCGACAGCGGCAATTTTACCCGCGGCGGCGCCGGCATCGTCACCAGCAGCACCGTCACCGATGCCAGCAAGCTGACCGGCAACAAGTACGAGATCAAATTCAGCGTCAGCGGCACCGGCGACGCGGCCGTCACCAGCTACACCATCAATGACCTGACCCTGGGCCAGACGGTGCCCAATCCGGCCGTGCCGGTGACCTACAAGGCCGGCGACGCGATCAATTTCGACGGCCAGCAGGTAGTGATCAGCGGCAAGCCCGGCGACCAGGACAGCTTCGGCGTGGCGCCCAGCGCCAAGGAGTCGCTGTTTACCACCATGACCAACCTGATCGGTTCGCTGCGCACCTCGGGCAATGGCGACGCCGGCCAGGCCCGCCTGGCCAATAACCTGAGCTCGGCCAGCAGCATCCTCAGCACGGCCTACGACAATGTGTTGTCGGTCACCGCCGAAGTGGGCGCGCGCATGAAGGAACTCGATTACCTGGCCAGCTCCGGCGACGACCTGGACTTGCAATATTCGGCCACCTTGTCCGACCTGCAGGACCTGGACATGGTCAAGACCGTGTCGCTGTTCACCCAGCAGCAGATTACCCTGCAGGCGGCGCAGAAAACATTTACCCAGGTGTCGGGTTTGTCGCTGTTTAATTACATCAACTAA